One Sodalinema gerasimenkoae IPPAS B-353 DNA segment encodes these proteins:
- a CDS encoding ATP-binding protein — protein MAGRQIKRQISYKHTLSELSVNRKDPCEVVRELISNSYDAGATQIKIYTLLQYHGFIFFDNGTGISQVRVKNDISPMDAFFSIGYSTKVKGGSVGYKCQGSKLCFACSKFALLTRCEDSQDNAWDYVDIDNPKQNLPRESYTVEPKSEHDPFAVLEFLLDQPDARTAPILNDLKDLFSQFSHGTLIFVKGLEVEDFSKYYGTDSKYPYIYEYIKHYTKHGDVTRLNAESTSFQVKDEEAFKNSYYSKDCSLCIWDYDRAELKEIKQGYPYVAIKKTKTKTGPSSDSISLPSQLKYLRSLRCSLRKAKTFRFEGQTYCLAFAVDGTRTALDFYEALGRQGSSRSGITLSSQQGTFLCSEGIKICEYNQLFLNEVFDLVKFSVLSDPKAQRHFVFMINGSFDLVTNRTSLTTESEKVVQSTRFLKEIESFVSNFYQTDNVFRDLVDRLNGEINSAKIEIQVKKFRESKDNLCKRHYFYVENIDILKDKRFYEPASGEEHGVGALYTVFANLVPDDSPYKKFWLRPLNFAAQGLDSIAEEKPNSTKSLKGLEYKYKFSIDEIFNHPLIITDQIVCWEVDLGSDKGDGDVLEVKDESGAKGVINLQAGDMQDIGFEIKDIDEPDGNYHGSKVIRVVNLKSLLLQTFNCQWRSGF, from the coding sequence ATGGCTGGCCGACAAATCAAACGACAAATTAGTTACAAGCACACATTGTCCGAGTTATCTGTCAATAGAAAAGACCCATGTGAGGTAGTAAGAGAGTTGATTTCAAACTCTTATGATGCTGGAGCGACTCAAATAAAAATATATACTCTATTGCAGTATCATGGCTTCATATTTTTTGATAACGGCACTGGCATTAGCCAAGTTCGAGTAAAAAACGATATTTCACCAATGGATGCATTCTTCTCTATTGGTTACTCTACAAAAGTTAAGGGAGGGTCGGTTGGCTATAAGTGCCAGGGTTCCAAGCTTTGCTTTGCATGTAGTAAATTTGCTCTACTGACCAGATGTGAGGATAGTCAAGACAACGCTTGGGATTATGTCGACATTGATAATCCCAAGCAAAATCTACCAAGGGAAAGCTATACAGTCGAGCCTAAGTCTGAGCACGACCCATTTGCTGTTCTAGAGTTTCTTCTAGATCAACCCGATGCCCGGACTGCCCCAATTCTCAACGACTTGAAGGACTTGTTTAGTCAGTTTAGCCATGGAACACTAATATTTGTTAAGGGTTTAGAAGTAGAAGACTTTTCAAAATATTACGGAACAGATTCTAAGTACCCTTACATTTATGAATATATAAAACATTACACTAAGCATGGTGATGTTACCAGACTTAATGCCGAAAGTACGAGTTTTCAGGTCAAGGACGAAGAGGCGTTTAAAAACTCTTATTATAGTAAGGATTGTAGTCTTTGTATATGGGACTATGATAGAGCAGAGCTAAAAGAAATCAAGCAGGGTTATCCTTACGTAGCTATCAAAAAAACAAAGACAAAAACTGGACCTAGTTCTGATTCAATATCATTACCTTCTCAGTTAAAATATCTCCGTTCATTGCGTTGTTCGTTGAGAAAAGCTAAGACTTTCAGGTTTGAAGGTCAGACATACTGTTTAGCATTTGCTGTTGACGGTACAAGGACAGCTTTGGATTTCTATGAGGCATTGGGGAGACAGGGAAGTAGTAGATCCGGTATCACACTAAGTTCTCAGCAAGGTACTTTTTTATGTTCAGAAGGAATCAAAATATGCGAATACAATCAGCTTTTTTTAAACGAAGTTTTCGATTTGGTAAAATTCTCGGTTTTATCTGATCCAAAAGCTCAGAGACACTTTGTTTTCATGATCAATGGTAGTTTTGACCTGGTCACAAACAGAACTTCTTTAACCACTGAATCTGAAAAGGTGGTACAAAGCACCCGTTTCCTGAAAGAAATTGAGTCCTTCGTAAGTAATTTTTATCAGACAGATAATGTTTTTAGAGATTTGGTAGATCGTTTAAATGGTGAAATAAATTCTGCCAAAATAGAGATTCAGGTAAAGAAATTTAGGGAAAGTAAGGATAATCTGTGTAAAAGACACTACTTTTACGTAGAAAATATAGATATTTTAAAAGACAAACGCTTCTATGAACCAGCAAGTGGTGAAGAGCATGGTGTAGGTGCTTTATATACAGTCTTTGCTAATCTTGTTCCTGACGACTCTCCATATAAGAAGTTTTGGCTTCGCCCACTTAACTTTGCGGCCCAAGGTTTAGATAGTATAGCAGAGGAAAAGCCTAACTCGACTAAGTCTCTGAAGGGATTAGAGTATAAGTACAAATTTTCTATTGATGAAATCTTTAACCATCCTTTAATTATAACAGATCAAATCGTCTGTTGGGAAGTAGATCTCGGTTCAGATAAAGGTGACGGAGATGTTTTGGAAGTAAAAGACGAGTCGGGTGCTAAAGGTGTTATAAATCTTCAAGCAGGGGATATGCAAGACATAGGATTTGAAATTAAAGATATAGATGAACCAGACGGTAACTATCACGGATCAAAGGTCATTCGAGTTGTTAATCTCAAATCTTTGTTGCTTCAAACATTTAACTGCCAATGGAGAAGTGGCTTCTAG
- a CDS encoding DUF2062 domain-containing protein, translating to MTQPLGSRLVHHLIHLIERGWRITRYYYWRLIRLQDPPEYIARGVAVGVFAGCFPLFGMQTPISILLAMGARGHKLCAAVCTWISNPLTYLPIYWLNFQIGRLLLGSSSNAPSQWNSLEIFLDQTGEFFADLLLGSLVMATILAIVSYFGSLRLIHIWRLKRQLERQQNRRKKTYIPHDSRRSHLISSNQ from the coding sequence ATGACTCAACCGCTTGGTTCTCGCCTGGTTCACCATCTCATTCACCTGATAGAACGGGGGTGGCGGATTACCCGCTACTACTACTGGCGTTTAATCCGTCTCCAAGATCCCCCAGAGTATATTGCCCGAGGCGTAGCGGTTGGAGTCTTTGCAGGTTGCTTTCCCCTGTTTGGGATGCAAACCCCCATCAGCATCCTCCTGGCAATGGGGGCCCGAGGTCATAAGCTTTGCGCGGCGGTCTGCACCTGGATCAGTAATCCTCTCACCTATCTCCCCATCTATTGGTTAAACTTCCAAATCGGGCGCTTGCTCCTCGGATCGAGCAGTAATGCTCCCTCTCAATGGAACTCCTTAGAGATCTTCCTCGACCAAACTGGGGAGTTTTTTGCAGACTTACTGCTAGGATCTCTCGTCATGGCCACGATTTTGGCGATCGTCAGTTACTTCGGGAGTTTACGGCTGATTCACATCTGGCGCCTCAAACGGCAACTCGAACGCCAGCAGAACCGGCGAAAAAAGACTTACATTCCCCATGATTCTCGTCGATCTCATCTGATCTCATCGAACCAGTAA
- the mnmE gene encoding tRNA uridine-5-carboxymethylaminomethyl(34) synthesis GTPase MnmE, with the protein MSEAVLRRDTIVAIATAVVPQQGSVGIVRLSGDEAIAIAKCLFHAPGKQPWETHRILYGTIRHPGTSALVDEALLLLMVAPRSYTREDVVEFHCHGGMMVVQQVLQLCVEAGARLANPGEFTLRAFLNGRIDLTQAESIADLVGAQSQAASQAALAGVQGRLAQPIRDLRSQCLDILAEIEARVDFEEDLPPLDEGKVVEDLAAVLREIEAIEKTASQGELLRTGLKVVIVGRPNVGKSSLLNAWSRSDRAIVTDLPGTTRDVVESQLVVGGIPVQVLDTAGIRQTSDRIEQMGVERSRQALEAADLVLLVLDAVSGWTAEDEAIYQRVCDRPLIAILNKCDLVEVPPQLPYIQQPVLTAAAQQQGIEALEAAILEKAHAQDIETANVDFCINQRQAAALTRAKSALERVQETITAELPLDFWTIDLRDGIQALGEITGEEITESVLDRIFSRFCIGK; encoded by the coding sequence ATGTCTGAAGCAGTGCTACGCCGGGATACGATTGTGGCCATTGCCACAGCGGTCGTCCCTCAACAGGGAAGTGTGGGAATCGTGCGGTTGTCCGGTGACGAGGCGATCGCCATCGCCAAATGCTTGTTTCATGCACCGGGAAAACAACCCTGGGAGACCCATCGCATTCTCTACGGAACGATTCGTCATCCGGGTACCTCGGCGTTGGTGGATGAAGCCCTGTTGTTACTTATGGTAGCGCCTCGGTCCTACACACGCGAGGATGTGGTGGAATTTCATTGCCATGGAGGGATGATGGTGGTGCAACAGGTGTTGCAGTTATGTGTGGAGGCGGGGGCCCGCTTAGCCAATCCTGGAGAGTTTACGTTACGGGCTTTTCTCAATGGCCGCATTGATTTAACTCAGGCTGAAAGTATTGCGGATTTGGTGGGGGCCCAGTCTCAGGCGGCGTCTCAGGCAGCCTTGGCGGGGGTTCAGGGACGACTGGCCCAGCCGATTCGTGATTTGCGCAGTCAATGTTTAGATATTTTGGCCGAAATTGAGGCCCGGGTGGATTTTGAGGAGGATTTACCCCCTTTGGATGAGGGGAAGGTGGTTGAGGATTTGGCGGCGGTGTTGAGGGAGATTGAGGCCATTGAGAAGACAGCTAGTCAGGGGGAGTTGTTGCGGACGGGGTTAAAGGTGGTGATTGTGGGTCGCCCTAATGTGGGGAAGTCCAGTTTGTTGAATGCCTGGAGTCGCAGCGATCGCGCCATTGTCACCGACTTACCGGGAACGACTCGGGATGTGGTGGAATCTCAGTTGGTGGTGGGGGGAATCCCGGTGCAAGTATTGGATACAGCGGGGATTCGCCAGACGAGTGATCGCATTGAACAGATGGGGGTGGAGCGATCGCGCCAGGCGTTGGAGGCGGCGGATTTGGTCTTGTTAGTCCTGGATGCAGTGTCTGGCTGGACGGCGGAGGATGAGGCGATTTATCAGCGGGTGTGCGATCGCCCCCTGATTGCTATTTTGAATAAGTGTGATTTAGTGGAGGTTCCCCCCCAACTTCCCTATATCCAACAGCCGGTTCTCACCGCTGCCGCCCAACAACAGGGGATTGAGGCCTTAGAAGCGGCAATTTTAGAGAAAGCCCACGCCCAAGACATTGAGACAGCTAATGTAGACTTCTGTATTAATCAACGTCAAGCGGCAGCGTTAACTCGCGCTAAGTCAGCCCTAGAACGAGTCCAAGAGACGATTACCGCCGAGCTTCCTTTGGATTTCTGGACGATTGACTTGCGGGATGGGATTCAGGCATTAGGAGAAATCACGGGCGAGGAAATTACCGAGTCGGTGTTGGATCGCATTTTTAGTCGTTTCTGTATCGGGAAGTGA